The following proteins are co-located in the Lagopus muta isolate bLagMut1 chromosome 11, bLagMut1 primary, whole genome shotgun sequence genome:
- the LOC125698794 gene encoding LOW QUALITY PROTEIN: PHD finger protein 7-like (The sequence of the model RefSeq protein was modified relative to this genomic sequence to represent the inferred CDS: inserted 3 bases in 2 codons) yields the protein MHMMSEGTQEAAGSSEPACVLCSRVDQHSSILGEMEEHRGFYFHKYCVIFINGLYEDVEDHIGLTFWIKDLILKLRQAEQTLCFVCGKRGAFVTCAEMGCDRSFHLPCASKGECVTQYFGEYRSFCMEHCPQQTAEAAPAQDTTCIICMEPVGDSVSYSTMLCPACRHAWFHRACIQVGALXPHPMSTAGDQQHQAWLTLTLXLFLLQEQAMSAGCYQFRCPHCRDKHKFVMDMHSMGIRIPVRRPTWEDNDPYASLLERHGSCDASICLCPHGREQAEEEGPWQLLLCSSCAAQGTHRCCSNLSHSTTSWECNACAGEGTASSTNSGLPGCSTTSQAPSGPDNFSPGPESSGLSSQHRSDRRRIRPRAQQDEDEPRRHRGSSRNAALTVGSRTPNAASQETSASSGRRQGQRARTRSRSPLQRRAPDSPSQPRTRCGSRQAPASSAESCTHTNSRRGAPRSSRVSMAAERTQSRQTQRARTRSRSPLKHRAAETNSQPQRRCRSRSRRPGPAWGRSRSRVPRRAQNINRRPH from the exons ATGCACATGATGTCCGAGGGGACTCAGGAGGCCGCCGGCTCGAGTGAGCCAG caTGCGTGCTCTGCAGCCGAGTGGATCAGCACTCGAGCATCCTTGGGGAAATGGAAGAGCACCGTGGATTCTATTTCCATAAGTATTGTGTG ATATTTATCAATGGTCTTTATGAAGATGTGGAAGACCACATTGGCCTAACTTTTTGGATTAAAGACCTGATACTCAAATTGAGACAGGCAGAGCAGACG CTCTGCTTCGTCTGTGGCAAGAGGGGGGCCTTCGTCACCTGTGCAGAGATGGGCTGTGACCGCAGCTTCCATCTCCCCTGCGCTTCCAAGGGTGAATGCGTCACCCAGTACTTTGGAGAGTACAG gtccttctgcaTGGAGCATTGCCCACAGCAGACAGCGGAAGCAGCACCGGCGCAGGACACGACCTGCATCATCTGCATGGAGCCCGTGGGGGACAGCGTGTCCTACAGCACCATGCTGTGCCCAGCCTGCCGACACGCCTGGTTCCACCGGGCCTGCATCCAGGTAGGAGCCCT CCCTCACCCCATGAGCACGGCAGGTGATCAGCAGCACCAGGCCTGGCTCACACTCAcct ttctgtttctgctgcaggaacagGCCATGAGCGCCGGTTGTTATCAATTCCGATGCCCTCACTGCAGAGACAAACACAAGTTTGTTATGGACATGCACTCTATGGGGATCCGAATCCCAGTCAG AAGACCAACATGGGAAGACAACGATCCCTACGCATCACTACTGGAGAGGCACGGGAGCTGCGATGCCAGCATCTGCCTTTGCCCACatggcagggagcaggcagaggaagagGG gccctggcagctgctcctctgcagctcctgtgctgcacAAGGCACTCACCGGTGCTGCTCCAACTTGAGTCACAGCACAACCAGCTGGGAGTGCAACGCCTGTGCTGGAGAGGGCACCG CCTCCAGCACCAACTCAGGCCTTCCTGGCTGCAGCACCACCAGCCAGGCACCATCAGGGCCAGATAACTTTTCCCCCGGGCCTGAGAGCAGCGGCCTGTCCAGCCAGCACAGGTCAGACCGGAGGAGAATCCGCCCGCGTGCACAGCAGGATGAAGATGAGCCGCGACGACACCGTGGGAGCAGCCGTAATGCTGCCCTGACTGTTGGGAGCCGCACTCCAAACGCTGCCAGCCAGGAGACATCAGCGTCCTCGGGGCGCAGACAGGGACAGCGGGCCCGGACAAGGAGCCGCTCTCCATTGCAGCGCCGGGCCCCAGATTCTCCAAGCCAGCCCCGAACACGCtgtgggagcaggcaggcacCAGCCTCAAGCGCTGAGAGCTGCACCCACACAAACTCAAGACGGGGAGCACCGCGGTCCTCAAGGGTTTCCATGGCAGCTGAAAGAACACAGTCCAGGCAGACACAGCGGGCCAGGACTCGGAGCCGCTCCCCTCTCAAACATCGGGCTGCAGAGACCAACAGCCAGCCCCAAAGACGCTGCAGGAGCCGGTCCAGGCGGCCAGGGCCAGCCTGGGGACGAAGCCGCTCCCGGGTTCCACGTCGGGCCCAGAACATCAACCGCCGGCCCCACTGA